Proteins encoded within one genomic window of Saccharopolyspora pogona:
- a CDS encoding hydantoinase/oxoprolinase family protein, whose protein sequence is MSGQAGPCAGVDVGGTFTDVVMHAPGHRPKAVKVPTTPANQAEGVQRGVAESLPGGVLRLLPHGSTTATNALLERKIARTAFVTTDGFTDVLEIARQNRPALYDLSATKPEPLVPHERVVTVAERMSPRGEAIVELTDAEIERVVDAVARLEPESIAVSLLFSYVRDDHERRLCSALADLGVPITRSGALLPEFREFERASTCVLNAAIEPVMRRYLSNLTTRLPDPTITVMTSSGGTAGVDFAATAPVHTLLSGPAAGVVAAGAVARSAGFDDAIAFDMGGTSTDVCLIREGRPDVSTSSEIAGLPFRTPAVGIHTVGAGGGSIAWVDIGGALRVGPHSAGADPGPACYGLGGEEPTVTDAHCALGHLDPARELGGLRLDVDAAHRALDALPESAAGVLSVVRATMARALRKVSTERGIDPAGLALVAYGGAGPLHATALARELGCPAVVVPPAPGVLSALGLLLAPPRFEASRTVLVDAREDLSQAWSELSTEARRELEKQGVTTEISLSKVADMRYAGQSHELRVDVTEQAELSELLHTAHRESYGYEMRDERVEVVTLRVIAQGEPVLADPPQDWDQGEPERKPDREIGIGDRAVRARIVSRAELRPGDEVAGPALIEQPDTTTLLTDEELATVDRSGNLVVRLT, encoded by the coding sequence ATGTCTGGACAGGCCGGGCCGTGTGCAGGAGTGGACGTCGGAGGCACGTTCACCGATGTCGTCATGCACGCCCCCGGTCACCGGCCGAAGGCCGTGAAGGTGCCCACCACTCCGGCGAACCAGGCCGAAGGGGTCCAGCGCGGCGTCGCCGAGAGCCTGCCCGGCGGCGTGCTGCGGCTGCTCCCGCACGGCAGCACCACCGCCACCAACGCCTTGCTGGAGCGCAAGATCGCGCGTACCGCCTTCGTTACCACCGACGGCTTCACCGACGTCCTGGAGATCGCCCGGCAGAACCGCCCCGCCCTCTACGACCTGTCCGCGACCAAGCCCGAACCGCTGGTGCCGCACGAGCGGGTGGTCACCGTCGCGGAGCGGATGAGCCCGCGGGGCGAGGCGATCGTCGAGCTCACCGACGCCGAGATCGAGCGGGTGGTGGACGCGGTCGCCCGCCTCGAACCCGAGTCGATCGCGGTGAGCCTGCTGTTCTCCTACGTCCGCGACGACCACGAGCGGCGGCTGTGCTCGGCGCTGGCCGACCTCGGCGTGCCGATCACCCGGTCCGGAGCGCTGCTGCCGGAGTTCCGCGAGTTCGAGCGCGCGTCCACCTGCGTGCTCAACGCGGCCATCGAGCCGGTGATGCGCCGCTACCTGTCCAATCTGACCACCCGCCTGCCCGATCCGACGATCACGGTGATGACCTCCAGCGGCGGCACCGCCGGGGTGGACTTCGCCGCGACGGCCCCGGTGCACACGCTGCTCTCCGGCCCGGCCGCCGGCGTGGTGGCCGCCGGGGCGGTCGCGCGCTCGGCCGGGTTCGACGACGCCATCGCCTTCGACATGGGCGGCACGTCCACCGACGTGTGCCTGATCCGCGAGGGCCGCCCGGACGTGTCGACGTCGTCGGAGATCGCCGGACTGCCGTTCCGGACCCCGGCCGTCGGCATCCACACCGTGGGGGCCGGTGGCGGGTCGATCGCCTGGGTGGACATCGGCGGCGCGCTGCGGGTCGGCCCGCATTCCGCCGGTGCCGACCCGGGTCCTGCCTGCTACGGCCTCGGCGGCGAGGAGCCCACGGTGACTGATGCGCACTGCGCGCTGGGGCATCTCGACCCGGCTCGCGAGCTCGGCGGCCTGCGGCTGGACGTCGATGCAGCGCACCGGGCGCTGGATGCGCTGCCGGAATCGGCCGCCGGGGTGCTGTCGGTCGTCCGGGCGACGATGGCACGGGCGTTGCGCAAGGTCAGCACCGAGCGCGGCATCGATCCGGCGGGGCTGGCCCTGGTCGCCTATGGTGGCGCGGGCCCGCTGCACGCGACGGCACTGGCCCGGGAGCTCGGCTGCCCCGCCGTGGTGGTGCCGCCCGCGCCCGGCGTGCTCAGCGCGCTCGGCCTGCTGCTGGCTCCGCCGCGTTTCGAGGCGTCGCGCACCGTGCTGGTGGATGCCCGCGAAGACCTGTCGCAAGCGTGGTCGGAGCTGTCCACCGAAGCGCGCCGGGAGCTGGAGAAGCAAGGCGTGACAACGGAGATCTCGCTGTCCAAGGTGGCCGACATGCGCTATGCGGGACAGTCGCACGAGCTGCGGGTCGACGTCACCGAGCAAGCGGAGCTCAGCGAGCTGCTGCACACCGCGCACCGCGAGTCGTACGGGTACGAAATGCGGGACGAACGGGTCGAGGTGGTCACGCTGCGGGTCATCGCGCAGGGCGAGCCGGTTCTCGCGGACCCGCCGCAGGACTGGGACCAGGGCGAGCCGGAGCGCAAACCGGACCGCGAGATCGGCATCGGCGACCGGGCGGTGCGGGCGCGGATCGTGTCCCGGGCCGAGCTGCGGCCGGGCGACGAGGTCGCCGGACCGGCGCTGATCGAGCAGCCCGACACCACGACGCTGCTCACCGACGAGGAACTGGCCACAGTGGACCGATCGGGGAACTTGGTGGTGCGGCTGACATGA
- a CDS encoding DUF4180 domain-containing protein: MPDAIEERAGVQVLVCDPAGPSVTTTQDALDLIGASYAGAEVVAVPASRLDERFFTLGTRFAGEVMQKFVNYRVRLVVVGDISRRLAASSALRALVHESNKADHVWFVPDLDALDARLRDAA; the protein is encoded by the coding sequence GTGCCTGACGCGATCGAGGAGCGGGCCGGGGTGCAGGTGCTGGTGTGCGACCCGGCCGGGCCGTCGGTGACCACCACGCAGGACGCCCTGGACCTGATCGGCGCGTCCTACGCCGGCGCCGAGGTGGTCGCGGTGCCCGCCAGCCGGCTCGACGAGCGCTTCTTCACCTTGGGCACCCGCTTCGCCGGCGAGGTCATGCAGAAGTTCGTCAACTACCGGGTGCGCCTGGTCGTCGTCGGCGACATCTCCCGGCGCCTGGCGGCCAGCTCGGCCCTGCGGGCCCTCGTGCACGAGTCGAACAAGGCCGACCACGTTTGGTTCGTCCCCGACCTCGACGCGCTCGACGCCAGGCTGCGCGACGCCGCCTGA
- a CDS encoding serine/threonine-protein kinase has translation MITSTSPAPLRRGQEIAAGYPVIEHIRRGEGYDSYDAWSTRRHSRCFIKAVRPDCAARAEACENLVIEGNLLLKFTHPHIVRAYELAEAADGSPVLIMETLAGARLDSLLDGGKRRLTARELGYLGQHVCSAIRYLHERGYLHLDLKPGNIIAECGRARVIDLSLARSPGPSRGGAGTPCAMAPEQVRGGMLGPATDVWAIGLVLFEAAAGFNPFEVQGQSQRTGEELFPQLETAAPPIRASRRLPRALADSIDRCLRSDPDQRPTLAQLDAVLAAITGDEDLRTLGGAAAPER, from the coding sequence ATGATCACTTCGACTTCGCCCGCACCGCTGCGCCGAGGCCAGGAGATCGCGGCGGGCTATCCGGTGATCGAGCACATCCGGCGGGGCGAGGGATACGACTCCTACGACGCATGGAGCACCCGGCGCCACAGCCGGTGCTTCATCAAGGCCGTGCGTCCCGACTGCGCAGCCCGCGCCGAAGCGTGCGAAAACCTCGTGATCGAAGGGAACCTGCTGCTGAAGTTCACGCATCCGCACATCGTGCGCGCGTACGAACTCGCGGAAGCGGCGGACGGTTCGCCGGTGCTGATCATGGAGACGCTGGCCGGGGCGAGGCTGGACAGCTTGCTCGACGGCGGGAAGCGCCGCCTCACCGCCCGCGAACTCGGCTACCTCGGTCAGCACGTGTGCTCGGCGATCCGCTACCTGCACGAGCGCGGCTACCTGCACCTGGACCTCAAGCCCGGCAACATCATCGCGGAGTGCGGCCGCGCGCGCGTTATCGACCTGAGCCTGGCCCGGTCACCGGGCCCCAGCCGCGGCGGGGCCGGAACGCCGTGCGCGATGGCGCCGGAACAGGTCCGCGGCGGGATGCTCGGGCCGGCGACCGACGTCTGGGCCATCGGCCTGGTGCTCTTCGAGGCCGCGGCCGGATTCAACCCCTTCGAGGTGCAGGGGCAGTCGCAGCGGACCGGGGAGGAGCTGTTTCCCCAGCTGGAGACGGCCGCGCCACCCATCCGCGCTTCGCGGCGGCTGCCTCGAGCGCTGGCGGATTCGATCGACCGTTGCCTGCGGTCGGACCCCGATCAGCGCCCGACGCTGGCGCAGCTCGATGCGGTGCTCGCCGCGATCACCGGCGACGAGGACCTGCGGACTCTCGGCGGTGCCGCGGCCCCGGAGCGCTGA
- a CDS encoding AMP-binding enzyme, with translation MLYADPAIREAAVIGRPEACLSEEIVAVVAFQPGNDPDADELIAFSRERLAAYKCPREVRVLDELPKGPSGKILKKSLR, from the coding sequence GTGCTCTACGCCGACCCGGCGATCCGCGAGGCGGCGGTGATCGGCAGGCCCGAAGCGTGCCTGAGCGAGGAAATCGTTGCGGTGGTGGCGTTCCAGCCCGGCAACGACCCGGACGCCGACGAGCTGATCGCCTTCAGCCGGGAGCGCCTCGCGGCGTACAAGTGCCCGCGTGAGGTCCGGGTCCTGGACGAACTCCCCAAAGGCCCCAGCGGGAAGATCCTCAAGAAGTCCCTCCGCTAG
- a CDS encoding helix-hairpin-helix domain-containing protein, with the protein MSDSVFPKGVAAPAVRALNAAGYTELRQLDGVPADRLAELHGMGPKALSRLQEALQELGLSLS; encoded by the coding sequence ATGTCCGACTCCGTTTTCCCCAAGGGCGTGGCCGCACCCGCGGTGCGGGCACTGAACGCGGCCGGTTACACCGAGCTCCGGCAGCTCGACGGCGTTCCGGCCGACCGACTGGCCGAACTCCACGGCATGGGGCCGAAAGCGCTGTCCCGGCTGCAGGAAGCGCTCCAAGAACTGGGCTTGTCGCTGTCCTGA
- a CDS encoding M20 metallopeptidase family protein — MSERELQDELVRLRRQLHAEPEIGLDLPRTQEKVLAALDGLPLEITTGTGLSSITAVLRGSRPGPTVLLRGDMDALPVTERTGLDYASRIDGRMHACGHDLHTAMLVGAARLLTERRAELAGDVVLMFQPGEEGCDGAGKMIAAGVLEASGSRPVAAYGMHVMAARHGLGTFLTRRGPLMAGGDLLRVTVRGAGGHGSTPHRAKDPIAPACEMVGALQALVARTIDPFETLVLTIGSFHSGNAGNVIPGEAVFDGSLRWFSASARDAVRDGITSVCNGIAAAHGVKVDVELGEYVRATINDDAEAEFAAQVATELRGDRFSWLDRPVTGGEDFSRVLEQVPGAFIFLGACPPDRDPDTAPDNHSQFAVFDDSVLADGAALYAELAIHRLTRA, encoded by the coding sequence TTGTCCGAGCGCGAGCTGCAAGACGAGTTGGTCCGATTGCGGCGGCAGCTGCACGCCGAGCCCGAAATCGGGCTGGACCTGCCGCGCACCCAGGAGAAAGTGCTGGCCGCGCTGGACGGGCTACCGCTGGAGATCACCACCGGCACCGGGCTGAGCTCCATCACCGCGGTGCTGCGCGGCTCTCGTCCGGGGCCGACGGTGCTGCTGCGCGGCGACATGGACGCCCTGCCGGTGACGGAGCGGACCGGCCTGGACTACGCCTCCCGGATCGACGGCAGGATGCACGCGTGCGGGCACGATCTGCACACCGCGATGCTGGTCGGCGCCGCGCGGCTGCTGACCGAACGGCGCGCGGAGCTGGCCGGTGACGTGGTGCTGATGTTCCAGCCCGGCGAGGAAGGCTGCGACGGCGCGGGGAAGATGATCGCCGCAGGCGTGCTGGAAGCCTCCGGGTCCCGCCCGGTGGCCGCCTACGGCATGCACGTCATGGCCGCGCGCCACGGCCTCGGCACCTTCCTCACCCGGCGCGGCCCGCTCATGGCGGGCGGCGACCTGCTGCGGGTGACCGTGCGCGGCGCGGGCGGTCACGGCTCCACCCCGCACCGGGCCAAGGACCCGATCGCCCCGGCCTGCGAAATGGTCGGCGCGCTGCAGGCGCTGGTCGCGCGCACCATCGACCCGTTCGAGACGCTGGTGCTGACCATCGGCAGCTTCCACTCCGGCAACGCGGGCAACGTGATCCCGGGCGAAGCGGTCTTCGACGGCTCGTTGCGCTGGTTCTCCGCGTCCGCACGGGACGCGGTGCGGGACGGGATCACCTCCGTTTGCAACGGCATCGCGGCAGCGCACGGCGTCAAGGTGGACGTGGAGCTCGGCGAGTACGTGCGCGCCACGATCAACGACGACGCCGAGGCCGAGTTCGCCGCGCAGGTCGCGACGGAACTTCGCGGCGACCGGTTCTCCTGGCTGGACCGCCCCGTCACCGGCGGCGAGGACTTCTCCCGGGTGCTCGAACAGGTGCCAGGCGCGTTCATCTTCCTCGGCGCCTGCCCACCGGACCGCGACCCGGACACCGCGCCGGACAACCACTCCCAGTTCGCCGTCTTCGACGACAGCGTGCTCGCCGACGGCGCTGCGCTCTACGCCGAACTCGCCATCCACCGCCTGACCCGCGCGTAA
- a CDS encoding GNAT family N-acetyltransferase, producing MTSPLLDNPAWASLTGPHARFAEKHGRVLRYPVDVAPFLAIPDEFDVDGWRDVAELAGPGAVVAFSGRRRTPPPSWEVLEQLPGVQLVDDGVADAEDAEAVRLTAADVPEMLDLVKSTNPGPFLPRVVEIGRYLGIRRGGALIAMAGERLRPPGWTEISAVCTDPAFRGQGLATRLVLAVAAGIRARGEKPFLHTSAANTNAIRLYVSLGFRLRYRLTFSAVRVPETP from the coding sequence ATGACATCACCGCTGCTCGACAATCCCGCATGGGCTTCGCTGACCGGCCCGCACGCCCGGTTCGCCGAGAAGCACGGCCGGGTGTTGCGCTACCCGGTCGACGTGGCGCCGTTCCTGGCCATCCCGGACGAGTTCGACGTGGACGGATGGCGGGACGTCGCGGAATTGGCCGGGCCGGGGGCGGTTGTCGCCTTCTCCGGCCGTCGGCGGACACCCCCTCCCAGTTGGGAGGTGTTGGAGCAGCTTCCCGGCGTGCAGCTGGTCGACGACGGCGTGGCCGACGCCGAGGACGCCGAGGCGGTGCGGCTCACGGCCGCTGACGTGCCGGAGATGCTCGACCTCGTCAAGAGCACCAACCCCGGGCCGTTCCTGCCGCGTGTCGTCGAGATCGGCCGGTACCTGGGGATCCGGCGCGGCGGCGCGCTCATCGCGATGGCCGGCGAGCGGTTGCGCCCTCCGGGGTGGACGGAGATCAGCGCGGTCTGCACCGATCCGGCATTCCGCGGGCAGGGCCTGGCCACCCGGCTCGTGCTCGCCGTTGCCGCCGGCATCCGGGCGCGGGGCGAGAAGCCGTTCCTGCACACCAGCGCGGCCAACACCAACGCCATCCGCCTCTACGTGTCGCTGGGCTTCCGGCTGCGATACCGACTGACCTTCTCTGCCGTGCGGGTGCCGGAGACCCCGTGA
- a CDS encoding GrpB family protein: MLEPPKTLTGDALHVREKSGWHEHRLLRGRNPAVNLHVVSTECPEIQRMLLFRDYLRAHPQARDVYERTKRELAADRWAHVQDYADAKTAVVAEIIAKAAEELSRG, from the coding sequence GTGCTAGAGCCCCCCAAAACGCTCACGGGTGATGCGCTGCACGTAAGGGAAAAATCCGGCTGGCACGAGCACCGGCTGCTCCGGGGCCGGAACCCGGCCGTCAACCTGCACGTGGTCTCGACGGAGTGCCCCGAGATCCAGCGGATGCTGCTCTTCCGCGACTACCTCCGCGCCCATCCGCAGGCGCGCGACGTCTACGAGCGCACCAAACGCGAACTCGCCGCCGACCGGTGGGCGCACGTCCAGGACTACGCCGATGCCAAGACCGCCGTGGTCGCGGAGATCATCGCGAAAGCGGCGGAAGAGCTCAGCCGAGGGTGA
- a CDS encoding VOC family protein — translation MTTLFNHTIVAARDKQESASFFTEMFDLPPAEPGGPFLTVYLDAGVTLLFAEPGIEFPPQHYAFLVSEEDFDGIYARIQEAGLDHWADPHGKLPQQYNTNHGSRGVYFLDRRATIWKR, via the coding sequence ATGACCACTCTTTTCAATCACACCATCGTCGCCGCGCGCGACAAGCAGGAATCGGCATCCTTCTTCACGGAGATGTTCGACCTCCCGCCGGCGGAGCCCGGCGGTCCCTTCCTCACGGTCTACCTGGATGCGGGCGTGACGCTCCTGTTCGCCGAGCCGGGCATCGAATTCCCGCCGCAGCACTACGCATTCCTCGTCAGCGAGGAGGACTTCGACGGCATCTACGCCCGGATCCAGGAGGCGGGGCTCGACCACTGGGCGGATCCGCACGGAAAGCTGCCCCAGCAGTACAACACCAACCACGGGAGCCGGGGCGTCTACTTCCTGGAC
- a CDS encoding MFS transporter, giving the protein MTTETEQRATPRKWRTIVSTGAGNALEWFDWNAYAVFTPFFAAQFFPAHDSTSAVLSSLAIFAVGFLMRPLGGLLFGWFGDRLGRRTAMVGSIALASGGSLLIGIAPTYESIGIGAALMLVVARLCQGLGHGGEMPAVQTYVAEMAPQGRRGIWSSLVYVSGTCGILASSALAAALTTALPPGAMSAWGWRVPFLLGGVVGLYTLVMRLRLAETQAFDRQRTAARPPLWRSFWEQRTACLRVIGLTVGSTVVFYTWVVSAPAQAISIHELDPAAALWVGAAANAVFILSLPLFGALSDRIGRRPVLLLSLVGSAVVSYPLSWLVQDQVWQFAVAMIIALLVIAPGPAIMPTVFAELFPTRMRTTGTGFPYGIATAAFGGSAPYLQTWLASGGRGDVFLGYAVVLLVISAVVAYRMPETKDITLG; this is encoded by the coding sequence TTGACCACCGAGACCGAGCAGCGCGCGACGCCACGGAAGTGGCGGACCATCGTCAGCACCGGCGCGGGCAACGCGTTGGAGTGGTTCGACTGGAACGCCTACGCGGTGTTCACCCCGTTCTTCGCCGCGCAGTTCTTCCCCGCCCACGACAGCACGAGCGCGGTGCTGTCCAGCCTGGCGATCTTCGCCGTCGGGTTCCTGATGCGGCCGCTGGGCGGGCTGCTGTTCGGCTGGTTCGGCGACCGGCTCGGTCGCCGCACCGCCATGGTCGGCTCCATCGCGCTGGCCTCCGGCGGCAGCCTGCTGATCGGCATCGCGCCGACCTACGAGTCGATCGGCATCGGCGCGGCGCTGATGCTCGTGGTCGCCCGGCTGTGCCAGGGACTCGGGCACGGCGGCGAAATGCCGGCGGTGCAGACCTACGTGGCCGAGATGGCGCCGCAGGGCCGGCGCGGGATCTGGTCCAGCCTCGTCTACGTCTCGGGCACCTGCGGAATCCTGGCCAGCTCCGCCCTCGCAGCGGCGTTGACGACGGCACTGCCGCCGGGCGCGATGAGCGCATGGGGTTGGCGGGTGCCGTTCCTGCTCGGCGGCGTCGTCGGCCTCTACACCCTGGTAATGCGGCTGCGGCTGGCCGAGACGCAGGCCTTCGACCGGCAGCGGACCGCGGCCCGGCCGCCACTGTGGCGGAGCTTCTGGGAGCAGCGCACCGCGTGCCTGCGGGTGATCGGGCTGACCGTCGGCAGCACCGTGGTGTTCTACACCTGGGTGGTCTCGGCGCCCGCGCAGGCGATCAGCATCCACGAGCTCGACCCGGCCGCGGCGCTGTGGGTCGGCGCCGCGGCCAACGCGGTGTTCATCCTGTCGTTGCCGCTGTTCGGGGCGCTTTCGGACCGCATCGGCCGCAGGCCCGTGCTGCTGCTTTCCTTGGTGGGCAGCGCAGTGGTCAGCTACCCGCTCAGCTGGCTCGTCCAGGACCAGGTCTGGCAGTTCGCGGTGGCGATGATCATCGCGCTGCTCGTGATCGCGCCCGGTCCGGCGATCATGCCCACGGTGTTCGCGGAGCTGTTCCCGACCCGGATGCGAACGACGGGCACCGGATTCCCCTACGGCATCGCCACAGCAGCGTTCGGCGGCAGCGCGCCGTACCTGCAGACCTGGCTCGCCAGCGGTGGTCGGGGCGACGTCTTCCTCGGATACGCCGTGGTGCTGCTGGTGATCAGCGCCGTCGTCGCCTACCGCATGCCGGAGACCAAGGACATCACCCTCGGCTGA
- a CDS encoding formylglycine-generating enzyme family protein, with amino-acid sequence MILIPAGEITLRDEGSKTRWTVELAAFRLAPHPVTRELYQDVLGEAPASSAGPRTPVTEVSWMDSVRFCNLLSQATGLEPCYSIGDDPDAHDVVCDLEADGYRLPSEAEWEHACRAGTSGVRYGELDEIAWHRGNSGGEVHEVATRTPNSWGLHDMIGNAWEWCWDVYDPAVYGPYRVFRGGGWCDRPRGCRASCRRKSHPTLRTDDLGFRLARSRQPRPVGARPGPPGLRGRLRCS; translated from the coding sequence ATGATCCTCATTCCCGCCGGGGAAATCACCCTGCGGGACGAGGGCTCGAAGACCCGCTGGACGGTCGAACTCGCCGCCTTCCGGCTGGCTCCGCACCCCGTGACCCGCGAGCTCTACCAGGACGTTCTCGGCGAGGCACCGGCAAGTTCCGCGGGGCCGCGGACCCCGGTGACCGAGGTTTCCTGGATGGACTCCGTCCGGTTCTGCAATCTGCTTTCGCAGGCGACGGGGCTCGAACCCTGCTACTCGATCGGAGACGACCCCGACGCGCACGACGTGGTCTGCGACTTGGAAGCCGACGGCTACCGCCTCCCGTCCGAAGCGGAGTGGGAACACGCGTGCCGGGCCGGAACCTCCGGGGTCCGCTACGGCGAGCTTGACGAAATCGCTTGGCACCGGGGTAACTCCGGCGGCGAGGTGCACGAAGTCGCGACCAGGACGCCGAATTCGTGGGGACTCCACGACATGATCGGCAACGCGTGGGAATGGTGCTGGGACGTCTACGATCCCGCGGTCTACGGCCCGTACCGCGTGTTCCGCGGCGGCGGCTGGTGCGACCGGCCGCGAGGCTGCCGGGCATCGTGCCGCCGCAAGAGCCACCCGACCCTGCGCACAGACGACCTCGGATTCCGGCTGGCCCGCTCGCGGCAACCCCGCCCGGTCGGCGCCCGGCCAGGTCCTCCAGGGCTTCGAGGACGTCTCCGCTGCTCTTGA
- a CDS encoding helix-turn-helix domain-containing protein: MSDEMYSVEQVANRLGLHVRTVRGYIRSGRLKAVRIGKQYRIARADLEELTGKPRPSSAGAAPVEVSSIVQIDGVDRAAADRLSTLVLAGANSASNPAHPLRIQTVHDEERNRMKFVILGGAGATAEVLQLIEAVLDGDNGLLSEEVGGA, encoded by the coding sequence ATGAGTGATGAAATGTACTCGGTTGAACAGGTCGCCAACCGACTCGGACTGCATGTTCGCACCGTACGCGGCTACATCCGCTCCGGACGGCTCAAAGCGGTGCGGATCGGCAAGCAGTACCGGATCGCCCGCGCCGACCTGGAGGAGCTGACCGGGAAGCCGCGACCGTCATCGGCCGGTGCCGCACCTGTCGAGGTGTCGAGCATCGTGCAGATCGACGGCGTTGACCGGGCCGCGGCCGACCGGCTGAGCACGCTCGTGCTGGCCGGCGCGAACTCCGCCAGCAACCCCGCGCACCCGCTGCGCATCCAGACGGTCCACGACGAGGAGCGGAACCGCATGAAGTTCGTGATCCTCGGCGGCGCAGGAGCCACCGCCGAGGTGTTGCAGCTGATCGAAGCCGTGCTCGACGGCGACAACGGCCTGCTCTCCGAGGAGGTCGGCGGTGCCTGA
- a CDS encoding ABC transporter ATP-binding protein → MTRIAAFLARLRALLAVPTPESGGLVEQAPVVGVREIFRRFWPYTRPYRWWWALVVLLVLVGPVLDTVTIWLFKILVDQVLVPRDFELFFALGGAYLGITVLSGIVGFTDEYVSTWVAERFLLDLRTDLFGHLHGLSIGFLDRRKTGDTLSRLTGDVNAIENLVLSGTIQALSYLFKIVLFTGALFVLSWRLAVVSLIAVPAFWASARYFSRRIKAASREKRRRSGTIGAVAEESLSNASLVKAYGRESAETDRFHRENLGSFAAEMVATRLHALFTPLVDLLEIGGVLLIVGLGTWELSRGSISLGGLLVFLGYLSQLYSPVRGFGRLTNTVYAASAGAERIIELLDEIPEVRDPVRPRRLGRVRGDVVFHDVSFRYPNTDRDALHRISFDVHSGQTIALVGASGSGKSTAGKLLLRFYDPDSGAVTIDGVDLREAEQQAVRRNISIVLQDALVVDDSVWENIAWGRPDATERDVLEAARGADAHEFITALPDGYRTRVGAHGSLLSGGQRQRIAIARAMLRDAPILLLDEPTVGLDAASSARVLAPLRRLMADRTSIVVSHNLITVRDANLILLLDHGRIAESGTHAELMHRDGGYAFLYRLQQRGSPVPQREPA, encoded by the coding sequence ATGACTCGGATAGCTGCGTTCCTCGCCAGGCTGCGGGCGTTGCTGGCCGTGCCCACCCCCGAATCCGGTGGTCTGGTCGAGCAGGCTCCGGTGGTCGGCGTTCGGGAGATCTTCCGGCGCTTCTGGCCCTACACGCGCCCGTACCGGTGGTGGTGGGCGCTCGTGGTGCTGCTCGTGCTGGTCGGACCTGTGCTGGACACCGTGACGATCTGGCTGTTCAAGATCCTCGTCGACCAGGTACTGGTGCCCAGGGACTTCGAGCTGTTCTTCGCCCTCGGCGGCGCCTACCTGGGGATCACGGTGCTGTCCGGGATCGTCGGGTTCACCGACGAGTACGTGTCAACCTGGGTCGCCGAGCGGTTCCTTCTGGACCTGCGCACCGATCTGTTCGGGCACCTGCACGGGCTGTCCATCGGCTTCCTGGACCGGCGCAAGACCGGCGACACGTTGTCCCGGCTCACCGGCGACGTCAACGCGATCGAGAACCTCGTGCTGTCCGGGACGATCCAGGCGCTGTCGTACCTGTTCAAGATCGTGCTGTTCACCGGGGCGCTGTTCGTCCTGAGCTGGCGGCTGGCCGTGGTGTCGCTGATCGCGGTGCCGGCCTTCTGGGCGTCCGCGCGGTACTTCTCCCGCCGCATCAAGGCGGCTTCGCGGGAGAAGCGGCGGCGCAGCGGCACCATCGGCGCTGTCGCCGAGGAAAGCCTGAGCAACGCCTCGCTGGTGAAGGCGTACGGCCGGGAAAGCGCCGAAACCGACCGCTTCCACCGCGAGAACCTGGGCAGCTTCGCGGCCGAGATGGTGGCCACCCGGTTGCACGCGTTGTTCACGCCGCTGGTCGACCTGCTGGAAATCGGCGGGGTGCTGCTGATCGTCGGGCTGGGCACCTGGGAACTGTCCCGGGGCTCGATCAGCCTCGGCGGGCTGCTGGTGTTCCTCGGTTACCTCAGCCAGCTCTACAGCCCGGTGCGGGGATTCGGCCGGCTGACCAACACCGTCTACGCGGCCTCGGCCGGCGCCGAACGGATCATCGAGCTGCTGGACGAGATTCCCGAGGTGCGCGACCCGGTCCGGCCGCGGCGCCTCGGCCGGGTCCGCGGCGACGTGGTCTTCCACGACGTCAGCTTCCGGTACCCGAACACCGACCGCGACGCCCTGCACCGCATCAGCTTCGACGTCCACTCCGGACAGACGATCGCGCTCGTCGGGGCCAGCGGGTCGGGCAAGTCCACCGCGGGCAAGCTGCTGCTCCGGTTCTACGACCCGGATTCCGGCGCCGTGACCATCGACGGCGTCGATCTGCGCGAAGCCGAGCAGCAGGCGGTGCGGCGCAACATCTCGATCGTGCTGCAGGACGCCCTCGTGGTGGACGACAGTGTCTGGGAGAACATCGCCTGGGGGCGGCCCGACGCCACCGAGCGGGACGTGCTGGAGGCGGCTCGTGGCGCGGACGCGCACGAGTTCATCACGGCGCTGCCAGACGGTTACCGCACCAGGGTCGGGGCGCACGGAAGTCTGCTGTCGGGCGGGCAGCGGCAGCGCATCGCCATCGCCCGAGCGATGCTGCGCGACGCGCCGATCCTGCTGCTCGACGAGCCCACCGTCGGGCTCGATGCGGCATCCAGCGCGCGAGTGCTGGCCCCGCTGCGCCGGCTGATGGCCGATCGCACCTCAATCGTCGTGTCGCACAACCTGATCACGGTCCGCGATGCGAACCTGATCCTGCTGCTCGACCACGGCCGGATCGCGGAATCCGGCACACACGCCGAACTGATGCACCGCGACGGCGGCTACGCGTTCCTGTACCGGCTGCAGCAGCGGGGCTCGCCTGTACCGCAACGGGAGCCGGCATGA